One Pararge aegeria chromosome 1, ilParAegt1.1, whole genome shotgun sequence genomic region harbors:
- the LOC120637111 gene encoding tRNA (adenine(37)-N6)-methyltransferase — translation MSENIEFYQHQIALARTEIKNLRQRISSLKHEHQKEINEIKSTLSSLRCANCKAEATSLASTHNNVQASVSQSYEITYKPIGYIETAFSNKRGVPRQSSVLTTARGVVVIDSSVFNNPEHALCGLAEFSHMWIIFHFHMTESSNAPAKVSPPRLEGEKRGVFSTRSPHRPCPIGLSLVKLHSIDGNKIYFNGVDMVNGTPVLDIKPYIPQYDYPPAYATPVTSVRPPTEGISDTAETMGSLQIADESLSPCSVQLGIDTTSQLSRSTVVDVSIPQNLLTPISPSPESPTSEDLLDGPITSPMRRVENERGAPDGQERFTPPQSALNLNQDGIRVASWVTNPPSRTYQVTFTNDANERLYELIGDRSQSFKANIQGLLSEDPRSVYVRTRYPDHEYSCVLEDLSISCVFDENACLCTIIAVRSAEDLQN, via the exons ATGTCAGAAAACATAGAATTTTATCAACACCAGATAGCACTGGCCagaacagaaataaaaaacctaag GCAGCGTATATCATCGCTAAAACATGAACACCAGAAAGAAATCAATGAGATTAAGTCTACACTGAGTTCTCTACGCTGTGCTAACTGTAAAGCTGAAG caaCATCATTAGCATCCACACACAACAATGTACAAGCTTCAGTATCACAGAGTTATGAAATTACATACAAACCTATAGGTTATATTGAGACAGCGTTCAGTAATAAAAGGGGTGTGCCAAGACAGTCCTCAGTATTAACAACAGCAAGAGGAGTTGTTGTTATAGATTCTAGTGTGTTTAATAATCCTGAACATGCTTTGTGTGGTTTGGCAGAATTTTCTCACATGTG GATAATTTTCCATTTCCACATGACAGAAAGTTCGAATGCGCCGGCGAAAGTGTCGCCGCCAAGATTAGAAGGTGAAAAACGCGGGGTATTCTCGACCAGATCGCCGCACAGGCCGTGCCCTATAGGACTGTCTCTGGTTAAACTGCATAGTATTGATG gaaataaaatatatttcaacgggGTGGACATGGTCAATGGTACTCCAGTTCTCGACATAAAGCCCTACATACCACAGTATGACTATCCGCCGGCTTATGCGACACCCGTGACGTCAGTGCGACCGCCCACTGAGGGCATCAGTGACACAGCCGAAACTATGGGCAGTTTGCAAATTGCCGACGAAAG TTTAAGTCCATGTTCAGTACAGCTGGGAATAGACACAACTAGTCAGTTATCTCGATCAACCGTGGTAGATGTTTCAATACCCCAGAATCTGCTCACGCCTATATCGCCATCTCCAGAATCGCCGACGAGCGAGGATCTTTTAGATGGGCCAATCACGTCTCCAATGCGAAGGGTTGAAAACGAACGCGGAGCTCCAGATGGGCAAGAAAGATTCACTCCTCCACAATCAGCTTTGAATCTCAATCAGGATGGAATTCGTGTTGCCTCCTGGGTTACAAATCCACCTTCAAGGACATATCAAGTAACATTCACAAACGATGCTAACGAAAGACTTTATGAATTAATTGGCGATAGATCTCAATCGTTCAAGGCAAATATACAAGGTCTTTTATCGGAAGACCCAAGATCTGTTTATGTGAGAACCAGATATCCAGACCACGAGTACAGTTGTGTACTAGAAGATCTCTCTATTAGTTGTGTTTTTGATGAAAATGCGTGTCTTTGTACAATTATTGCAGTTAGAAGTGCCGAGGACTTACAAAATTGA